One genomic window of Sebastes umbrosus isolate fSebUmb1 chromosome 15, fSebUmb1.pri, whole genome shotgun sequence includes the following:
- the LOC119503979 gene encoding uncharacterized protein LOC119503979, which yields MVTLTVEHPTLLLDEILHSIFFFGKLDDPEFSPESLVNDDKELREMLKDHYPRPFDLYSSQVPKRSPFSCVLDMIVHLHGQKNDEKEIIKTLQDFIKKLEKDGSNGLVPSTICVSQSNIPESVKYYGVSMSSLGLKPGRIMVAASCLSSWDSKVADAVMTYKQNKKKNLDFDGTVKLQPYVRCQAFSIRDGTEKPPCKSCGNLFGLETNEKKEWAYGNCAEAESLSNLLKNDEQVREQVQPTSETCTDVNREKVKESVLKELKSFLGVIFYDPRV from the exons ATGGTGACTCTGACTGTAGAACACCCTACACTGCTTTTGGATGAG ATTCTTCACAGCATCTTCTTTTTTGGAAAGTTAGACGATCCAGAATTTTCCCCAGAATCTCTTGTGAATGATGATAAAGAACTCAGGGAAATGTTGAAGGACCACTACCCTCGGCCTTTTGACCTCTATTCCTCTCAAGTACCCAAGCGGAGTCCATTCTCATGTGTGCTGGACATG ATTGTTCACCTGCATGGACAAAAGAATGACGAAAAGGAAATAATAAAGACGCTGCAAGACTTCATCAAGAAACTGGAGAAAGATGGATCAAATGGCCTGGTCCCCTCCACCATCTGTGTCTCTCAAAGCAACATCCCAGAATCAGTAAAGTACTACGGAGTCTCCATGTCCAGTTTAGGCCTTAAGCCCGGGAGAATCATGGTTGCCGCGTCCTGTCTTAGCAGCTGGGACAGTAAGGTGGCTGATGCAGTGATGACCtacaaacaaaataagaaaaagaattTGGATTTTGATGGGACCGTCAAACTTCAACCGTATGTCAGGTGCCAGGCGTTTAGCATCCGTGACGGAACAGAAAAGCCTCCTTGTAAATCCTGTGGGAATTTGTTTGGTTtggaaacaaatgaaaaaaaagagtgggCCTATGGCAACTGTGCCGAGGCTGAAAGTTTGAGCAACTTGCTTAAAAATGATGAACAGGTTAGAGAGCAAGTACAACCAACATCTGAGACGTGCACAGATGTGAACAGGGAGAAGGTTAAAGAGAGTGTCTTGAAAGAACTTAAAAGTTTTCTGGGTGTGATTTTCTACGACCCAAGAGTTTGA